Proteins from a genomic interval of Croceicoccus naphthovorans:
- a CDS encoding class II 3-deoxy-7-phosphoheptulonate synthase — protein MASNWSPESWKSFEGRHLPEYADKAALASVEKQLGSFPPLVFAGEARALKADLGEVANGRGFLLQGGDCAESFAEFHPDNIRDTFRVLLQMAVVMTFASKQPVVKVGRMAGQFAKPRSAPTEKQGDVELPSYFGDNINDINFEDAGRQPDPERMVRAYSQAAATLNLLRAFATGGYANLRQVHQWTLDHIGRSPWGERFAQTADRIGEALDFMEACGVNPAEVPQLQGTSFYTSHEALLLPYEQAMTRRDSLTGDWFDTSAHMLWIGDRTRFEGSAHVEYLRGVGNPIGMKCGPSLEPDALLKMLDTLNPGREAGRITLISRFGHDKVEAGLAPLVRAVKREGHPVVWSCDPMHGNVIKAASGLKTRPFERILSEVKGFFAVHRAEGTHAGGIHIEMTGQDVTECTGGAVAITDEGLSDRYRTHCDPRLNGAQSIELAFLLAEELNLEAAGRKAEAA, from the coding sequence GTGGCGAGTAACTGGAGCCCCGAGAGCTGGAAGTCCTTTGAAGGACGCCACCTGCCGGAATATGCGGACAAGGCCGCTTTGGCCTCTGTCGAAAAGCAGCTGGGCAGCTTTCCGCCGCTGGTCTTTGCCGGTGAAGCGCGTGCGCTGAAAGCCGATCTGGGCGAAGTTGCAAACGGTCGCGGCTTCCTGCTGCAAGGCGGCGATTGCGCCGAAAGCTTTGCTGAATTCCACCCCGACAACATCCGCGATACGTTCCGCGTGCTTCTGCAGATGGCCGTCGTGATGACTTTCGCCAGCAAGCAGCCGGTCGTGAAGGTTGGTCGCATGGCGGGCCAGTTCGCCAAACCGCGTTCGGCTCCGACCGAAAAGCAGGGCGACGTCGAGCTGCCGAGCTATTTCGGCGACAACATCAACGACATCAATTTCGAGGATGCGGGCCGTCAGCCCGACCCGGAACGCATGGTCCGTGCGTATAGCCAGGCAGCGGCGACGCTGAACCTGCTGCGTGCATTCGCGACCGGCGGCTACGCCAACCTGCGACAGGTCCACCAGTGGACGCTGGACCACATCGGTCGCAGCCCTTGGGGTGAGCGTTTCGCCCAGACCGCCGACCGTATCGGCGAGGCGCTGGACTTCATGGAAGCCTGCGGTGTGAACCCGGCGGAAGTGCCGCAGTTGCAGGGCACCAGCTTCTACACCAGCCACGAAGCGCTGCTGCTCCCGTACGAGCAGGCGATGACGCGCCGCGATTCGCTGACCGGCGACTGGTTCGACACCAGCGCGCACATGCTGTGGATCGGCGACCGCACCCGTTTCGAGGGATCGGCGCATGTCGAATACTTGCGCGGAGTCGGCAATCCGATCGGCATGAAGTGCGGGCCCAGCCTTGAACCGGACGCGCTGCTCAAGATGCTCGATACGCTGAATCCGGGGCGCGAGGCGGGTCGCATTACGCTGATCAGCCGCTTCGGGCACGATAAGGTCGAGGCGGGGCTGGCCCCACTGGTTCGTGCGGTGAAACGCGAAGGGCACCCGGTCGTCTGGTCGTGCGACCCGATGCACGGCAACGTGATCAAGGCGGCTTCGGGCCTGAAGACCCGTCCGTTCGAGCGGATCCTGTCGGAAGTGAAGGGCTTCTTCGCGGTCCACCGCGCAGAGGGCACCCATGCCGGCGGTATCCATATCGAAATGACCGGGCAGGACGTGACCGAGTGCACTGGCGGCGCGGTTGCGATCACCGACGAGGGATTGTCCGACCGCTATCGCACCCACTGCGATCCGCGTCTGAACGGGGCGCAGTCGATCGAGCTGGCGTTCCTGCTGGCCGAGGAACTCAACCTCGAAGCGGCGGGCCGGAAGGCGGAAGCGGCCTGA
- the egtB gene encoding ergothioneine biosynthesis protein EgtB, translating to MENAHRTVADHTPTASFADQFRRARALSEALAAPLSDADATIQSMEDASPAKWHLAHTTWFFETFLLRDRLAGYTLYDEQFPFLFNSYYEAEGARIARFSRGMLSRPTLDDVLGYRRAVSEAMEPLLDRADCADLIALGIAHEQQHQELLLTDIKHALFQNPLGPAMFAPVVRARQAQAAGWFEHPGGIALIGHDGDGFAFDNEAPRHRVLLEPFALSRGLITNRDWQAFIDDGGYRNAVLWLSDGWAWVQGEGIEAPLYWHGEEQFTHAGWQVRDPDAPVTHISYFEADAFASWAGHRLPTEFEWEAIAAAGDPAEGDQVDQAAPILPRATTSLFGSCWQWTRSAYLPYPRFRPAEGAVGEYNGKFMSGQFVLKGASCATARGHSRASYRNFFYPHQRWQFTGLRLAKDI from the coding sequence ATGGAGAATGCCCACCGCACGGTCGCGGACCATACGCCGACCGCTTCCTTTGCCGATCAGTTCCGCCGCGCCCGCGCGCTGAGCGAGGCATTGGCCGCCCCCCTGTCGGACGCCGACGCCACGATCCAGTCGATGGAAGATGCGAGCCCCGCAAAGTGGCATCTGGCGCATACGACGTGGTTTTTCGAAACCTTCCTGCTGCGCGACAGGCTGGCAGGTTACACGCTCTATGATGAGCAATTCCCGTTTCTTTTCAACTCGTATTACGAGGCGGAAGGCGCGCGGATTGCCCGCTTTTCGCGCGGAATGCTTTCGCGCCCGACGCTTGACGACGTGTTGGGCTATCGCCGTGCCGTCAGCGAAGCGATGGAGCCGCTACTCGACCGAGCGGATTGCGCCGACCTGATTGCGCTGGGCATTGCGCATGAGCAGCAGCATCAGGAATTGCTGCTGACCGACATCAAGCACGCGCTATTCCAGAACCCGCTGGGCCCCGCAATGTTCGCGCCTGTCGTCCGCGCACGCCAAGCGCAGGCGGCGGGATGGTTCGAACATCCGGGCGGTATTGCGCTGATCGGGCATGACGGCGACGGGTTTGCCTTCGACAACGAGGCCCCGCGTCATCGCGTCCTGCTCGAACCCTTTGCGCTGTCGCGGGGCCTCATCACCAATCGCGACTGGCAGGCGTTCATCGACGATGGCGGCTATCGCAATGCTGTGCTGTGGCTGTCCGACGGATGGGCATGGGTGCAGGGCGAGGGTATCGAAGCGCCGCTGTACTGGCATGGCGAGGAACAGTTTACCCACGCCGGATGGCAGGTGCGCGATCCCGATGCACCGGTCACGCATATCTCGTACTTTGAAGCAGATGCCTTCGCCTCATGGGCGGGCCATCGCCTGCCGACCGAGTTCGAGTGGGAAGCAATCGCCGCAGCGGGGGACCCTGCTGAGGGCGACCAGGTCGACCAAGCCGCACCGATCCTGCCCCGCGCCACCACATCGCTGTTTGGATCGTGCTGGCAATGGACGCGCAGCGCGTATCTTCCATATCCCCGCTTTCGGCCTGCCGAGGGTGCGGTGGGCGAATACAACGGTAAGTTCATGTCCGGCCAGTTCGTGCTGAAAGGGGCGTCCTGCGCCACTGCGCGCGGACATTCGCGGGCGAGCTATCGCAATTTTTTCTACCCGCACCAGCGCTGGCAATTCACCGGCCTGCGGCTCGCCAAGGATATTTAG